Proteins encoded in a region of the Synechococcus sp. BIOS-U3-1 genome:
- a CDS encoding cysteine desulfurase family protein has translation MINLDHQATTPCHPSVIEAMEPWWRQQWGNPSSRQHRLGLTAAAAISSARESIAGSLGIRSEELIFTSGATEANNLALLGHARARTLSDGGAGHLISVASEHHAVLDPLLQLQEEGFQITLLAPQEDGLITVEQLEQAIQPNTQLISVMVANNEIGVIQPIRDLSAVCRRRGITMHTDAAQAYGHLPLNAEELGCELISLSAHKFNGPKGIGCLVVRAGTKLQPLQWGGGQEQGLRAGTLPVPLIMGMAAAAELSTQDLKDRQARLQALRDQLWEGLKDRNPMIQLNGALRPRLAHNLNITIPEISGSRLLRTLRPRLACSSGSACSRGEPSHVLRSIGRSRLEAEASLRLSLGRDTTTIDIDGAIEVITTAIQTLTQR, from the coding sequence GTGATCAACCTCGATCACCAGGCCACCACACCTTGTCATCCCTCCGTGATCGAGGCGATGGAGCCCTGGTGGCGCCAGCAGTGGGGCAATCCATCGAGTCGTCAACATCGGCTTGGGCTGACAGCTGCAGCGGCAATCAGCTCAGCCAGGGAGAGCATTGCAGGCAGTTTGGGAATCAGATCTGAAGAACTGATTTTCACCAGTGGTGCCACTGAAGCCAACAACCTGGCACTGCTAGGCCACGCGAGGGCTCGGACGCTGTCCGACGGGGGAGCAGGGCATCTGATCAGCGTGGCGAGTGAGCATCACGCAGTACTCGACCCTCTGCTGCAGCTGCAAGAGGAGGGATTTCAGATCACGCTGTTGGCGCCGCAAGAGGACGGCCTGATCACGGTGGAACAGCTGGAACAAGCCATTCAGCCCAACACCCAGCTGATCAGCGTGATGGTGGCCAACAACGAGATCGGCGTGATCCAGCCGATCCGGGACCTGAGCGCCGTCTGCCGCAGACGCGGCATCACCATGCACACCGATGCTGCCCAGGCCTACGGACATCTGCCGCTGAACGCTGAAGAGCTGGGCTGTGAGCTAATCAGTCTGAGCGCTCACAAATTCAACGGCCCAAAAGGCATCGGGTGCCTCGTGGTTAGAGCAGGCACGAAGCTGCAACCGCTCCAGTGGGGTGGAGGACAGGAACAGGGTCTGCGGGCAGGGACCCTTCCGGTGCCGCTGATCATGGGCATGGCTGCTGCAGCCGAGCTCTCAACGCAAGACTTGAAGGACCGCCAGGCTCGGCTCCAGGCCTTGAGGGATCAGCTTTGGGAAGGGCTCAAAGATCGAAATCCCATGATTCAGCTCAACGGCGCGCTGCGACCTCGACTGGCCCACAACCTCAACATCACTATTCCCGAGATCTCGGGCAGCCGACTGCTTCGGACACTGCGGCCCCGACTGGCCTGCAGCAGCGGTTCTGCCTGCAGTCGTGGTGAGCCATCTCACGTGCTGCGATCCATTGGCCGAAGCCGTCTTGAGGCAGAAGCATCACTGCGACTAAGCCTGGGACGAGACACAACAACGATCGACATTGACGGAGCAATCGAGGTGATCACAACCGCAATCCAGACACTGACCCAGCGCTGA
- a CDS encoding DUF456 domain-containing protein: protein MSWSWTSDGVWWIALLVQLLAIPGTFLPLLPGLIWLPVGSLVWMGAVGWTQAWPELVLALVLFSLGLIADLLALGLASVRLKASRWSAAGAGVGLLVGVLGLLPALPFGGPLLGAFLGPWLGAMLVETWVATKQPRYLGWFEALRQGSVVGLAVVAGLLVSKIVQFVMALVGIAGFVIVSVR from the coding sequence ATGAGCTGGTCCTGGACGAGTGATGGTGTGTGGTGGATTGCTCTGCTGGTTCAGCTCCTGGCGATTCCAGGCACGTTTTTACCCCTGCTTCCAGGCCTGATTTGGTTGCCGGTGGGATCGCTTGTCTGGATGGGGGCTGTGGGTTGGACTCAAGCCTGGCCTGAGCTTGTTCTGGCGCTGGTGTTGTTCAGCTTGGGTCTCATCGCTGATCTCCTGGCTCTGGGACTTGCCTCTGTACGACTGAAGGCCAGTCGCTGGTCTGCGGCTGGAGCTGGCGTGGGCTTGCTCGTTGGAGTGCTGGGCTTGCTGCCAGCACTTCCCTTCGGAGGTCCACTTCTGGGGGCCTTCTTGGGTCCATGGCTTGGAGCAATGCTGGTTGAAACCTGGGTCGCAACAAAACAACCCCGTTATCTGGGCTGGTTTGAGGCGTTGCGCCAGGGATCAGTCGTTGGTTTGGCTGTCGTCGCTGGACTGCTGGTCAGCAAAATTGTCCAGTTTGTAATGGCTTTGGTGGGAATTGCGGGTTTCGTGATTGTCAGTGTTCGCTAA